Part of the Grimontia kaedaensis genome is shown below.
TTTGCTCATGTGGGCACACCAATCAATACATCCAATCTACCTGCGACGACGTTTAATAACGACGGTTCGAACGGCGCTGATTTCAATATATTCGCATTGAGCTATCAAACCTCTTCTCCTGCATATTACGGCGCGATGAAAAGAATGGGTATGAAAACTGCGATGTTTAATAAGCACATGATTAACGCGCAGGTTGATACCACGCCGGGTACCTGTGATGTTGCACAGCTCAGTGTGAGTGTGCCGGGTAGTCATGACTATTCATTTAGCATATTCGGCGAGGTAGTTGAAGCCACGGCCGAATGTCACCCTGGGGGCGCAAACTTTGTGGCGAACTGGTGGAGTGTTGATCGCAAAAAACGCATTTCAGCTCTCAGCAACTTAGTGATGGATCAGACGTTCACAGAAACTGCTGGCCCGAACGTATACGTAGCAGCGAAACCCGGGACGACCATGAGTGAGCTTATTGGTGAAATGCCGTCAGCATTCACGGGATTCTCCGGTAGTGGCTATTTGCCATCCGGTGGTATTGGTAATGTCGATATGGTGGCAGAAGCTTTAGGTAAATTGGCGCGTTAAACTTCCACTGCAAATAGCGCTATTAAGTCAAACGCCCCTAATAGAATAGGGGCGTTTGTTTATGTGCTCATTCCGCGAGCTGGTCTGCCAAAACCGAGCCAACAAGAGCGTTAGATTCTCTCTTCAGGCTTCATCCGGACAAACCGTATAGCGTCCCAGCTCGCGAAGCGACCAATTAGGGAAAAGTTGTACTAAGGCACCGGATCTCAATCCTGGTTCAGCGATGTGCTGAGGCAAGATCGCAATTCCTGCATTTTGGTGGGCAAGATGGCAAAGTGCCTCTATCATGTCGACTCTCAATTGAAAGTGAGTGAATACGACATTCACTGAATCATCGCCAGACAAAAACTCCATTCTGTTCTTGCGGTGCTGATAGGCCATTATTCTGATATTTACAGCTCAGGGTCCGACAGCTCCTTTTTTCTTTCCTTCATAAACTCTATCAATGTACGTACTTTTCGTGATAGCAGCGTGCGCTCTTGGTAAACGATAAATAGCTCGAATGGCTGCAAAGGTTTATCAAGATGAATTTCTGTGAGTTCTCTGTTTGCTACCGACTGTTTTGCGTAAAACTTGGGTAGGCGTACCAGTCCTAGATGGTCTTTTGCAGCTATGAGCTGAGCGGTAATGCTATCAATAGAAAAACGTCGCTTTACTTCAAATAACTCATGCCCTTGTTTTCCCTTAAATGTCCAATGTGTCTTTGAAGCATGTGAGATACAAGGGAAATTCGCTAAATCTGAAATCGATTTAGGCTTTCCTATCGCTTTCATCGCACACGGAGAAATATATAAGCCACTTTCCAGCGTCGCGAGCTTCTGTACGATATAATTAGCATCGACTAAAGGTAACTCATTGATGATGAAAGCCACATCATAAGATTCGATGGCTAGTTGGGAATAATCCGATGCTATTGCGCAATCGATCTCGACATCGGGATAGAGTTCGCAGAAGTAGTTGAGGATACGAGTAAAAGATGTGGTGGCAAGATCAATAGGTATACTTAATCGAATCCGTCCAGAATACCCTCTATTTTCTACTAATTCTCGTCCTGGAAGTTGCTTGCTAAGGTGATACCAATCTGAGCAGTACTGTTGGTAATCCATACCTGCTTGAGTGAGTAGTAGCCGGTTGCTCACACGATGAAACAGTTTGACCCCAAGGTCTTCCTCTAGCTGAGAAATTCTCCTGCTAAATTTCGATTTGCTCATCCCATGAGCTTTTGCTGCCTCATTTAGACTCCCTAACTCTGCGGTTGCTAAGAACATCATTAGGTCATTCAGGTTTATCAAAGTTTGGCGTCCTACTCGATGATTAAATCCAGCTATTCCAGAGGTGGATGAATCTTAATGTTGCAGTAATAGAACATTATGTCCTGATATTGTTTCTTTTATGCGACAGGGGTGGACATTAAAGTATTTTGAACTTGTACGTAGAGGAGCGACATATGACCAAACAATCACTGTTTTTCTCTGCCCTATTTGTAATAAAGGTATGCGTTGTAAATGCCAGCGAAATCGAAGAAGTTAGTGTTCCAGCCGAATCATTAAAAAACGCAATGGTAGAGCAGGAAAAGACACAAAGCGCGCTGGTATACTTGCCAACTGACTACAGAAAAAAGCCGCATAAAAAATACCCCGTTGTGTATTTTCTTCATGGCTTTGGTGGGACCGCACAGGGATTTTTTGCGTCTTCAATTCTGGAACCCAATATTAAACGCTCCATGGACGCTCTGGTTGCCAAAAATAGGGTGAGCGAAATGATCGTTGTGGTTCCGGATACAAACACCATGTACCGGGCCGCTTGGTATCAAAATAACCGGTTGACGGGAGACTGGGCCGACTTCATTCGAACTGATTTAGTTGATCATATAGATATTCAATACAGAACGATCAAAAATCCCAAAAGCCGTGCCCTTGCTGGCCACTCAATGGGTGCATATGGTGCCATCGATATAGGTCTGGCTAATCCAGATATTTTTGGTAGCGTAATAGCGCTTAGCCCACCTACTGGGCTGCTTCAGCCTGGAGACTATGCACTTTTTAAACAATTTTATGATGCACAAAAGCAGCAAATGGTGAGCGTTGAGTCGTTTGATGAACTTCCACATTTTGGACAGGCCATCATTTCGATGGCAGCGCTGTTTACTGCAGACGAAAACTATAAGCCTACCTACCTTCCAGAGAGTATTAACCGTGTGGCATTTGAAAAACTTAGTGGTTTAGCTCTGAGTAACAAGTTAGAACGTTATGAAGATGAGAGCTTTTCTATGCCTATTTACACAGAGCTTGGAGTTAAGGAAGGTGAAGAAGCGGTGAGAGATTTCACTAACTTCACAAAGCTATATCAAGCCAAAGGCTATGAAGTAAAAGAATCCCTTTTCGAAGGTGGGCACTTAGATAAACTCTATAAGAGAATTGATACAGCATTGATTTTTGCCAGCGAGAACATGCTGTCTAATTAGACGGTTATAGAAATAGACTGTAGACAAAAGGGGGAAAAATCCTATCTCAATGCATGGGATTTTTCCGTTCTGTAGTACGAAAAAGACCATTTGATTACCGCAACATAGCGTCACTATTAATTTATTTAATGCGCGACTATAGAGATAATTAAACCGTCGTAGATTGAGGTTGTCTGTTAGACATTACGACATACGTATAAGAAGAAAAGGATGAAATACAATCGATTGACACAGGCTATAGCGCTATTAACCGTTATTACAATCTCATCGAATGTTGATGCAAAAGATAGGTCTAGTGATAGCAAACGTGTTTTTGCAGATCAAGATACTACTCAAAGTAAGCACTGGTCCCAAATGGCGTTTCAGTAAATAGCCTAACTGACATGGGGCTTGTATTTGAGGGGCCAGACAACCTCGGCATGCTGATTATTCGGTCATTGCAGTGCTAAGTCATTCAAGTGACAGATGCGAAGGGTCGAGTATTCACTGATGAGAATGTCGCGTTTGCTCTTGTGGGCACACCAATCAATACTTCCAATCTACCTGCGACGTCGTTTAATAGCGACGGTTCGAACGGCGCAGATTTCAATATATTCGCATTGAGCTACCAAACCTCTTCCCTAGGATATTACGGCGCGATGAAAAGAATGGGCATGAAAACTGAGATGTTTAGTAAGCACATGATGAACGCGCAGGTTGATACCACGCCGGGTACCTGTGATGTTGCACAGCTCAGTGTGGGCGTGCCGGGTAGTCATGATTATTCATTTAGCATTTTCGGCGAAGTCGTTGAAGCCACCGCCGAATACCATCCTGGGGGGACGAACTTTGTGGCGAACTGGTGGAGTGTTGACCGCAAAAAACGCATTTCAGCGCTAAGCAATTTAGTGACGGATCAGACGCTCACTGAGACAGCGGGCCCGAACGTACTTGTTGTGGCGAAGTCGGGTACGACCATTAGCCAGCTTATCGGTGAAGCACCGTCTGCGTTTACAGGGTTCTCTGGGAGTGGTTCTCTGCCATCTTGTGGTATTGGCAATGTGGATATGGTCGCTGAAGCTTTAGGAAAATTGCCTCGCTAAGCAATAGAGACATCAATGACTATACAAATAACAAAACGCCCCTATTTTTGGGGCGTTTTGTTATTTGTATAGTCATTAATCTGCGAGCTGCTCCGCCAAAAACCTCGCCAGTAATAGCGTTAAGTTTTCCCTTCTTGCTTTATCGGGCCAAACCGCATATCTCCCAAGCTTCCGCAAGGACCAATCTGGAAGAAGTTGAACAAGCGCGCCTGACTTCAATCCTGGTTCAGCGATGTGCTGAGGCAAGATCGCAATTCCTGCATTTTGGTGGGCGAGATGACAGAGTGCCTCTATCGTGTCGACTCTCAATTGAAAGTGAGTGAATACGACATTCACTGATTTATCGCCAGACATAAACTCCATTCTGTCCTTGCGGTGCTTGAAGCTTATCCATTCAAGGTTAACAAGATCCTCCGGGTGTTTTGGTGCGGGGTTT
Proteins encoded:
- a CDS encoding LysR substrate-binding domain-containing protein produces the protein MEFLSGDDSVNVVFTHFQLRVDMIEALCHLAHQNAGIAILPQHIAEPGLRSGALVQLFPNWSLRELGRYTVCPDEA
- a CDS encoding alpha/beta hydrolase translates to MTKQSLFFSALFVIKVCVVNASEIEEVSVPAESLKNAMVEQEKTQSALVYLPTDYRKKPHKKYPVVYFLHGFGGTAQGFFASSILEPNIKRSMDALVAKNRVSEMIVVVPDTNTMYRAAWYQNNRLTGDWADFIRTDLVDHIDIQYRTIKNPKSRALAGHSMGAYGAIDIGLANPDIFGSVIALSPPTGLLQPGDYALFKQFYDAQKQQMVSVESFDELPHFGQAIISMAALFTADENYKPTYLPESINRVAFEKLSGLALSNKLERYEDESFSMPIYTELGVKEGEEAVRDFTNFTKLYQAKGYEVKESLFEGGHLDKLYKRIDTALIFASENMLSN
- a CDS encoding LysR family transcriptional regulator translates to MMFLATAELGSLNEAAKAHGMSKSKFSRRISQLEEDLGVKLFHRVSNRLLLTQAGMDYQQYCSDWYHLSKQLPGRELVENRGYSGRIRLSIPIDLATTSFTRILNYFCELYPDVEIDCAIASDYSQLAIESYDVAFIINELPLVDANYIVQKLATLESGLYISPCAMKAIGKPKSISDLANFPCISHASKTHWTFKGKQGHELFEVKRRFSIDSITAQLIAAKDHLGLVRLPKFYAKQSVANRELTEIHLDKPLQPFELFIVYQERTLLSRKVRTLIEFMKERKKELSDPEL